The genomic DNA GGATCATCACGAACCATCCCGGTCGTCTGCAGGGCTACCTTGCGGGGCGATTCGACCCCGTGGAATGAGTGTTTTTCCTGGTGAAGGCGGTTCAGGCTGGAGCTCTGTGTGAGGTTTGGCTGGAGATCGCGAGACGTGTGAGTGACGTCACTGACACCCGATTTGCCCAGAGTGAGCGAACCCGTGTAAATTCTTACCTGTTGCCCCGATAGCTCAGTCGGCAGAGCATCTCCATGGTAAGGAGAAGGTCAAGGGTTCGATTCCCTTTCGGGGCTCTCGTGCCGCCTAGAATGCGGCGCTGGGGCGGGGTAGCTCAGCTGGTTAGAGCGCACGACTCATAATCGTGAGGTCGGGGGATCGAGTCCCCCTCCCGCTACCGATCAACTCCCTCATCAGGATGACGAATCCGATGGGGGAGTTTCTGCGTCCGGGAACTCCTTGAGGCTGTGTTGCGCGACTCCTTCCGGCCATGTCGGCCTTACTCTGTGATATACGCCACAGACGGCACAAGCGCAGTGACAACGTCGGCAAGAGCCTCTCTTCCCAACACACCCGGCAGCGACCGCCGACTCATCCTGCGGGGCGCCCCCGCTATTGGAAGAGGCGGTCGGCATAGTCAGGGACAGACGCTCGGACGACGGCACCTGCACTCAGGACCATCGCCTTGACGCCGACGTCTGGTTCCACGTCGACGCTCCGGTCCGCGACCCCTCGAAATGGGTGACCCTGCAAGCCCGGCGAGCCCTCGACTGGTGGGACGGAACACAAACCGACTGAGCATCCACAGCCGCGGCCCAGAAACGCCACAGTCCCACGCCAGAGCCGGTCACCACGATGGTGTCATCACACATCATCGAAGGCAGGACAGCTCAAGGCTCACGTACCCGAACCGGACCGGACCCCCAAAGGACCCGCCTACGAAGGCAGGCTCCTCGACCGTCCCGACGAAGAGGTCGTCGACCAAGGCGCCTCCTTCGACATCCGCACCCACTTCAGCCGGCGAGGAGTTCTCGGGCTCGTCGCGCCGGCGTCGGCACCATGGCCCTGGCCGCTTGCACCTCCGGGGCCATGGGATCGACGCAATCGAGTTCGAGCGGCAGCGGATCGGTCACCGAGATCCCCGACGAAACGGCCGGTCCGTATCCGGCGGACGGATCGAACGGACCGGACATCCTCGAAGAATCCGGAATCGTGCGTTCGGACATCCTCTCGAACATCGACGGGACCGACACCGTCGACGGTGTGCCCCTGACATTCACCCTCAAGGTCACCGATATGGCCGGTGACAATGCTCCATTCGAAGGCGCCGCCGTCTACGCCTGGCACTGCGACGCTCAGGGCCGCTACTCGATGTACTCCGACGGCGTCGAAGACGCGACCTGGCTGCGCGGCGTCCAGGTCGCCGACGCAGCAGGAGAAGTCACCTTCACCTCCGTATTCCCCGGCTGCTACTCCGGCCGTTGGACCCACATCCACTTCGAGGTCTACCCGGACGTCGATTCGATCACCGATGCCGAGCACGCCATCGCCACCTCGCAGATGGCGCTGCCCGAAGACGCCTGCAATGCAGTCTTCGCTCTCGAGACCTACGACGGATCGGCGAAGAGCCTCTCTGCCATCTCACTCGACGACGACAACGTCTTCGGTGACGACGGAGGAGAGCAGCAACTCGCCACGATCAGCGGCGACACGGATTCCGGATACACCGCCACGCTCGATGTTCCCGTCGACACCGACACCGAACCGACCGGCGGCGCAGCCCCGGGAGGCGGCGGTGAAGGACAAGCCCCACCCGACGGTGCCCCCGAAAAGCCCTGACAACTCCGAGAAAGGCTCACCATCATCCTGCACAACCTCACGGGCTGGCACGCCCTCTTCATCCTCGCCATCATCATCCTCGTCTTCGGCGCATCCAAGCTGCCTGCGCTCGCCAAGAGCCTCGGGCAGTCTGTGCGCATCCTCAAGGACGAATCATCCGACTCGCGGTCTGGTGATGAGACGGAACCCCACTCATGAGCACCGCCGCGGAGAAGATGCCGCTGTCCGCGCACCTGCGGGAGGCGCGAACACGGGCGGTGCGCGCGGTGGTGGCGCTGCTCATCGGCACGGTCATCGGCTATCTCACGTCCGATTTCGTCATGGACGTCCTCCGGGCCCCGATCACCGAGCTCGCCGAATCCCGCAGCGTTTCGCTCAACTACGACAGCGTCACCGGCGCCTTCGACCTTCAGCTGTGCATTGCCGTGTACTCCGGGATCGCCCTCTCCAGCCCGGTATGCCTGGGGGAGATCTTCGGATTCCTCACCCCGGGACTGACGGCGAAGGAGAAGAAGGTGGCGTTCGGCTTCCTCAGTGCCGCGGTGCCCCTCTTCGTCGTCGGCTGTCTCACCGGCCTGTACATCTTCCCGCGGATGGTCGAGGTGCTCACCTCGTTCGCCTCGAGCGAGGACAGCACCTTTCTGCAGGCGTCTTACTATTTCGACTTCGTGTTCAAGATCGTCATCGCCACCGAAGTCGCCTTCGTCCTTCCGGTCTTCCTCGTCGTCCTCAACTTCATCGGCCTGCTCTCTGCTCGATCGATCGCGAAGGCCTGGCGAGTCTCCATCGTGGCCATCGTGGTCTTCGCCGCGCTGGTCACCCCGGCCTCCGACGTGCTCTCCATGTTCTTCGTCGCGGCCCCGATGGCGCTGCTGTTCCTCGCCGCACTCGTCATCGCGTGCAGCGTCTGCCCCACTACGCGCAGAAGCTCGGTGAACTCGCCCGCCTGCTCCGTGCTCAGGTCGACACGGCGCGGACTCGGGCCGCCGAATCGATGGGCACCGAGGACTGGAGAACGCTTGATCCGCGACAGCACGATCCGCGCCGGATCATCCGAGAGGCCCTGGATGAGCCGGTCAGCGCCCGGAGTTCGGAGACCGCGGCCCCGGGTTCGGCTGAGCTCTCCGAGCGTGCCGTGGACGGGGAGAGCCGATCACCCGCCGAGGCGGCCGGCGGCTTTGTCGTCACCGATTCGTCCGGACATCCGCGGAGACGATTCGTCGCCCGCACGGACGAAGGTCGTACGGGCGACGATGAGTGTGCAGTCGCAATCTCAGGAACCGATCGATGACCGGGGGCGGGGCCTCCTCGGTGATCAGTCCTTGAAGTCGAAGTCTTCCTTGTCGATGCCGGGGAACTTGAGTTCGTACTTGACCATCTTGTCCTTGTGGTCGACGATCTTCACTGTTCCGTAGTACGTCTTCTCACCTTTGAGGGCTTCTTTGTCCTTGACGGTGACATTGCACGTTTCGAATCCGTACCATTCTGTGAGATCCATATCCGTTGCGCACTCGGCCTTCTTGACTGTGAAATCGAGTTTGTTCTCGAACAGGTCGACGAGGTCGGCCTCGATCGATGAAGCAGGCACGGTTCCATTGCCCTTCTTGTCGATCTTCATCCCGTCGTCGCTGGCCCAGCTCGTGGTCTTCGCAGCGTCAGCGTACGGGTCGGTGGATTTCGTGTCTGTGGGCTCCGCCTCGGCGGGTTCGGATCCGGGGGCGTCGGCCTCTTTCGATTCGACGGCTCCTCCGCCGAATCCGCCTTCTTCGGTCTGCGCGGCCTCGGACTTCTGATCCTCGGCGGGCTTGTCCCCTCCGGATCCTCCGCAAGCAGTCAGGGACAACGCGAGAGTGGTTCCAGCGGCCGCCGTCAGCAGGCGGGGCATCCAGGTGGACCGGCGAATCGGGGTCATCGTGTTTCTCCTTCGCGCTCAGGCGATCACAAGCGTTGTCGATACACCACGATTCTGCCACGTCCGGTTGCCGCGAAGACCGGTTCGGTGTGCGGATCCGGCGACACCTGTGGCGATTCGGGCACATCCGGGCTCAGCGTCAGCTGAGTTTCAGGCAGGGAAGTGACCATCCCTCACCGTTCCTCGCACAATCACCCCCTGCGACAGGGCGCTCTGCGAGGAACGGTGACGAGTGCCAACGCACGTGTAGGAGAAGCCACCACCGCGAGGTTGTGCAGGCAGCGGTGCGGGATGGTCCGGCTGTGCTCGGCGGCTACTCCGCGGCGGGGGAGTTGACGGCCCTCGCGAGAGCCTCGAAGGCGCGGATCGTCGGGAACAGCTTCGTCGCATCCTGCGGCAGCCCCCAGCTCGAGAGCTTGACCCCGAGGACGTTGGCACCCGGGTTCATATAAATCATCTGCCCATGGATGCCGAGGGCCAGGAACGCATGAGAATCGGGGAACGGGAACCAGAACTGGTTGTGATACGCCCCGCCCGGCATCCGATTGTCTCCGGGCCCATCGGCGAACGCCTGACGCACGTCCTCGGCGGTGGTCAGCGTATCGCCGATCCACGTCGTCGGCGCCACCTGCTGTCCGGTCAGCGACTGCCCGCGGTTGGTGTAGACATAGCCGAACCGGGCGAGATCGCGCAGAGTCGTGTTGATTCCGCCGTCGAACATCCCGACCCCGTACTGGTCGGTGGCGATGATCGCGTCCTGTTCGGCGCCGATCCGAGACCACAGCACCCGCGACATGAGCGACTGCATGCGCTCGCCGGCGATCTTCTCGCACACCCATCCGAGCACATCGGTCTCGCACGACCGGTATTCGAAGACACCGCCGTGCTCGGACTTCGCCTCCAAGGTGGTGAGGAACTCGTACATGCCGATGCCCGGGTTCTCCCGCTTCGCCTCGGACCAGCCGATCGACTCTTCGATCTGCCGGACCTCGGACTTCGGGTCGAGGTAGTCCTCGGAGAAACGGATGCCCGAACGCATATCGAGGACATGGCGCACGGTGGCACCGGCGTAGCCGGACTCGGCGAGTTCGGGCACATAATCGGTGACGAGGCGGTTCGGGTCGAGGTCACCCGAACCGGCAAGGACACCGGCGACGGTGCCGACGAGCGATTTGGACACCGACATGAGCAGATGCTCGGTCGACGCGGTCATCTCCCCGAAGTACTCCTCGGTGAGCACGGTCCCGTTGTGCATGAGCATCCAGGCATCCGTGTCGGTGGAATCGATGACGCTGCGGACGCTGCGGGCCTCCGAGTACTCCGTCGCGGGAACCTCGACCTCGCCGAGATCCTGCGGGTCGGCGGGCAGCTCGGCCACCGGACCGGTGCCCCGGGAGATCGGCGTCGTGGGCAGGACCCGTGCGACGTTCTGGAACGACCAGCGCACATTGTCGGGATCCTGCCAGTTGTCCCGGTCGATTCCTGCCGCAGGGTCCACGGGTGCCGATGGGGTCACGGGCTGGTCGGTCGGGGGAGTGGCCGCGGTCTGGTCCGGTGACGGTTCGATCACTCTTCTCCTCTGAATCTTGCATCGGTCTGTCCGCGGAACGGCTCCGCGGAGGGCAGCTGAGGGCCGCCTCGGGTCGTGTTGAGATTATCACCGAGGCGGCTCCGCGCTTCGCGTGTATCTGCTCTTCGCGTTCAAGGGAGCGGCGCTGAGTTCAGTCGCCTTTGGCTCCGGGGCCGCCGAGGGCCGGAGACGGATCGTCGGCGACGACCGGAACTCCGGCGTACATCGCCCTGATCGAATCGATGAAGTGCTTGGCCCGGATGCTCAGCGCATCAGGCCCGCCGACGTTCGTCTGCAGCGGATTCTTCGTCACCAGGACTCCGAGGTCCGCACCCTTCCACCGGTAGTCCCCGGCCCCGAAGATGCGCAGGAAGAACACCTCGCTGCCGTTCTGCAGGGGGTGCCAGTCGAGTGCCGCACGTTTGTACGTCAGCGTCCCGTACTGGTCGAGATAGTACTGGCCGGTCAGCGGGGAATGCGTGATGTATTCGGTGATCGGAGCCGTCTCCTTGATGATCATCTGGCTCCACTCGTCGGCGCCGGAGAGCTCCTCCCACCGCTCATTGATCTCCGTGACATCGAGGTCGAATTCGACGTCGAGGTATTCGAGCAGGTGGAACAGGAACAGGGGCACATCGGCATAGGCGCCGGCTGTGACGTTCGTGATCGCCGAGGCCCCGGAGATGCGCGGATTGAGCTCACCGAGGTAGCAGTCGTCGCTGTCGAGATCGACGAGGACATCGACTTCGAAGAACCCACGATAGCCGCGTTTGCGCAGGCCTTCGCCCATCTTGCGCACGAGCTCACGGGTCTGCGCCCGCTGCTCCGCGTTGAGGACATCGGGTTTCATCTCGTTGCCGCACCAGCCGCCCTTGTACGGGGTGAGCTCGGCGAAGCCGGCCAGCTCGGTCAGATACGGACCGACGACGACACCACTGGAGGTGATGACCGCCTCGACGGCGACCGGAGTGTTGTTGATCCGCTTCATCACCTTCAGCTGCTCGCCGATGATGTCGTCCTTGTGCGCCTCCCAGCCCGAGACATCGGAGATGAAGAACGTCGTCTTCCCGGAATCACCGTAGGGGGTCTGCACGACGAGATCCGTGCCCAGCCCCGCCTCGGCGGCCCGCTCATTGAGCTCTTCATAGGTGTCGGCAGTGGTCAGCACGTTCGGGACGGAGAACGCACCGGCCTCATTGCCGAGCTTCGTCGTCTCGATCTTCGAATCGAGCTGATTGCGCAGGGTTGCCGACGGCAGGATGAGGTCGTAGCCGAGTTCACGGCAGATCCGCTCGGTCTCCTCGTCGAAGAAGACCATCGCGACCTTGACCCGCTCACCGTGGGGGACATTGCGCGTCATATGGGCACGCACCTCGGCGTTGAGCAGCAGCCAGTTGTTGATCGCCTCACCCGATTCGAACTCGACATAGGGCTTGTAGCGCGGGGAGAAGACGCGCGGATGACCGCCGTCCCAGCCGTCGTAGTAGGTGATGTACGAGAAGTTGCGCACCCACCGGTCGAGTCCGAGCAGGTTGAACGGCGTGGCTCCGACGAAGAAGATCGGGGTCTGATTCGTGCGGAAGAAGTGCCGGACCTCGGAGACGTTGCGCAGCGGTCGACGCAGCTGGACGCTGTCGGCTTCTTTGCCAGCGTAGGCGGCGTCGGTGGCCACTGCCACTTCGACCTGCGGCGGGTCGACGTCGGCAGGTGCCGGGGCCGGATCAGAACCGCCGGCTGCCGGTGCAGGCGCAGCGGCGGCGCCGGGGCCAGGTGTGTGCGGTGAGGGGACCGCGACTGCGTCTTTGACTCGTGCGCCGGGGGTCGCCGTCTGTGCCTCGGGGCTCTGCGGGTCAGTGCTGGGGGATCCGTTCGTCATCGCACTACTCCTTACCGAATGTGATGTGGACAACATATACCAGTTTCGTAGTCATGGGCCCGATGGTGCATCAAATGTGTGAACCGGATGCGAACGTCTGATCAATTCTTCGCCGGTGAGCCTCATCCTGAGGCCGTGCTTTAGGCTGGTGTCGATACTGACCCCAGTGGAAGAGAGAGCGCATATGCCGGTGAATACGGAGAAGCAGGGGGCCACGTTCTCCCTGCCTCAGCCCTATGAGGTCTCCAGGGAGGCGATCGCGGAATTCGCGCTCGCCACCGGAGCGAAGGCCGATTACCATTCGACGCCGAGGCGGCCACCGCGCTGGGCTACCGCGACGTCGTCGCCCCGACCACCTTCGCCGTGATCATCGCGCAGAAATCGGAAGCCGCCTATATCTCCGACCCGGATTCGGGCATCGACTTCTCGAAGGTCGTCCACGGCTCCGAACAGTTCTCGTTCACTCGACCCATCGTCGCCGGCGATGTCCTGTCTGCGCTCACCCACGTCGACGGAGTCCGGGCCGCCGGAAACAACGCCATGATCACCACCCGCACCGAGATCATCGATGTCGCGGAGCAGCCCGTCGTCACCGTGACCTCGACCATCGTCGTGAGAGGGGAGGGAGAATGAGCGCCATCGACTTCTCCACACTGACCATCGGAGACACCGTCGTGGAATCCGAGATCCCACTGTCGCGCGCCTCCCTCGTCGACTATGCCGCAGCCTCGGGCGATCACAATCCGATCCACTGGAACGAACGCTTCGCCCGCGAAGTCGGTCTCGACGATGTCATCGCCCACGGGATGCTCTCGATGGCGGCGGTCATCGCTCCGGTGGCCGAATGGCTCGGAGACCCGGGTGCGATCGTCGACTACCGGACCCGCTTCTCCGCCCCCGTCGTCGTCCCGGATGCCGATTCCGGATCACCGGCCACCCCGACGACCTCGCTCAAGCTCACCGCCACCGTCGGTGCCGTCGACCCCGCCGTCGGCACGGCCCGCATCGACATCTCCGTGAAGTCCGGAGAGGCCGATGTCCTCAGTCGCACTCAGGTTCGGATCTCGGCGTGACCGAAGCCCACCCGCAGGAACTCTCCGGCTTCACCACCTTCCGCCTCGGCGGACCGGCCCCGCAGGTCACGGTCGCGAACACCCGAGACGAACTGATCGACTTCTGCTCTGCCCACCCGCTCGAACTCAGCGGACAGGAGACGGCGCAGGTCCTGTTCATCGGCGGCGGATCGAACCTGCTCATCGCCGATGCCGGATTCGACGGTGCGGTCTGCGTGGTCCGAACCACCGGAGTGGAGACGACCCAGACCACGACGACCGACACCCGGGTCACCGCCGAGGCGGGGGAGGACTGGGATGACTTCGTCGCCCACACCCTCGACCTGGGGCTGTCCGGACTCGAAGCACTGTCCGGGATCCCCGGATCGGTCGGCGCGACCCCGATCCAAAACGTCGGTGCCTACGGCACGGAGGTCGGCGAGCTCATCTCATCCGTCGAGGTCTTCGACCGTGTAGCCGGTCAGATCCGCCACCTCACCGCAGTCGAACTCGAATTCGGCTACCGCACCTCGGCACTCAAGCGCGCCCAGATCGCGGCCGGAACTCCGCAGTTCGTCGTGCTCTCGGTGACCTTCGACCTCCAGCGCAGCGACGAGTCGCTGCCGGTGCGCTACGCCCAGCTCGCCTCGACCCTCGACGTCGAGATCGGCACCCGCGTCCCGGCCGCACAAGTGCGCGAGAACGTCATCGCCCTGCGCCGGTCGAAGGGCATGGTTCTCGATGCGGCCGACCACGACTCCTGGTCGGCGGGATCCTTCTTCACCAACCCCATCGTCGAGGACGCCGAGATCTTGCCCGCCGAAGCTCCCCGCTATCCGGTGACCGATCCGCTCAGCGGAGCGAAGATCGAAGGGAAGACGAAGACCTCAGCGGCCTGGCTGATCGAGCACGCGGGGTTCTCCAAGGGCTTCAGCCTCGGTGAGGGACCGGCGTCGCTGTCGACCAAGCACACCCTGGCGCTGACGAACCGGGGACACGCGAGCACAGCCGATGTGATCGATCTTGCGGCGACCGTCGTCGCCGGCGTCGAGGACGCCTTCGGCATCACCCTCGAACCCGAACCGACCTTCATCGGCTGCTCCATCGACGACGGGAAACGTCTCTAGACTGGTGGCCGTGTCATCACGACGGAGAATCACCGCACTCGTCATCACCTTGGCGGCGGTTGCGCTTGTGACCCTGCCCTGGGCCCTGTTCACCTCGCGGGCCGATCTCACCTTCGGTCCGCACGAGGCGCAGTACCGGATCACCGCGGACTCCCGGCTCACCGTCGACTTCGGCCCCCTGGGCAGACTGCTCGTCCCCACCGAGGATGTCATCCCACTCGGACTGGGACTGCACGTCGACATCGGAGAGATCCCCGTATCCGGTGATTCCGGTGACGACGAGCGACCTGCGGCCGATCCCGCGGAGGTGGCGGACCCCGGCGGGGGAACCGTCGATGCCCTCGGCGGTGACATCGCCTCCTATGCTTCGCTGTTCTCGGCCCCGCAAGCGCAGATCGACCAGGTCATCGACGGACTCAGCCAGGAGATCCTCACGCGATGGGCGTTGGCCGTGTGCATCATCACCGGGGGACTCGTCGGCCTGGCCCTCTTCCTCGGGCCGCCCGGGTCGACACCATCATGGGCGCCTTCGTCGGCAAGGAACTCCTCGGCATCGGACTGGTGCTCGTCCTCGTCCTCACCGGACTGGGCGCCGTGGTTCTCAACCGCCCGAAGCCGATCGCGGCCGATCCGGCGTTCGAGGGCACGCCACTGGCCGGATCCCAGGTCACGGGCCGCCTCGGCGGAATCATCGACACCGCGTTCGGCGCTGTGCAGGACTTCGCCGACGACAATGACGCCTTCTACGACGAGGTACTCGAAGCCCTGCGGGCGCAATGGAACGACCGCCCGATCACCGGGAACTGGACCGATCGGGGACTCGTCCCGCCTGCCGGAGTCGGTGCACCCGCAGCCGACAGCGGTGAGGGCGAAGGGCAGAAGGGTGTGTCCACGTTCGTCTATGGCTCCGACATCCACTGCAATATCGGAATGGCCCGCGTCGTCGGTGCAGTGGCGGAGATGAGCCGGGCCGATGCCTATATCGACGGCGGAGACATCTCCATGACGGGCACCTCGGCCGAGAACTACTGTCTCGACGTCGTCGATGACGAACTGCCGGAGAAGCTGCCCCGCATGATCGTCAAAGGCAACCACGATTCCATGGAAACGACGCGGCACGCGCGGAC from Brevibacterium sp. JSBI002 includes the following:
- the tatC gene encoding twin-arginine translocase subunit TatC, with translation MSTAAEKMPLSAHLREARTRAVRAVVALLIGTVIGYLTSDFVMDVLRAPITELAESRSVSLNYDSVTGAFDLQLCIAVYSGIALSSPVCLGEIFGFLTPGLTAKEKKVAFGFLSAAVPLFVVGCLTGLYIFPRMVEVLTSFASSEDSTFLQASYYFDFVFKIVIATEVAFVLPVFLVVLNFIGLLSARSIAKAWRVSIVAIVVFAALVTPASDVLSMFFVAAPMALLFLAALVIACSVCPTTRRSSVNSPACSVLRSTRRGLGPPNRWAPRTGERLIRDSTIRAGSSERPWMSRSAPGVRRPRPRVRLSSPSVPWTGRADHPPRRPAALSSPIRPDIRGDDSSPARTKVVRATMSVQSQSQEPIDDRGRGLLGDQSLKSKSSLSMPGNLSSYLTILSLWSTIFTVP
- a CDS encoding serine hydrolase domain-containing protein produces the protein MIEPSPDQTAATPPTDQPVTPSAPVDPAAGIDRDNWQDPDNVRWSFQNVARVLPTTPISRGTGPVAELPADPQDLGEVEVPATEYSEARSVRSVIDSTDTDAWMLMHNGTVLTEEYFGEMTASTEHLLMSVSKSLVGTVAGVLAGSGDLDPNRLVTDYVPELAESGYAGATVRHVLDMRSGIRFSEDYLDPKSEVRQIEESIGWSEAKRENPGIGMYEFLTTLEAKSEHGGVFEYRSCETDVLGWVCEKIAGERMQSLMSRVLWSRIGAEQDAIIATDQYGVGMFDGGINTTLRDLARFGYVYTNRGQSLTGQQVAPTTWIGDTLTTAEDVRQAFADGPGDNRMPGGAYHNQFWFPFPDSHAFLALGIHGQMIYMNPGANVLGVKLSSWGLPQDATKLFPTIRAFEALARAVNSPAAE
- a CDS encoding biotin carboxylase produces the protein MTNGSPSTDPQSPEAQTATPGARVKDAVAVPSPHTPGPGAAAAPAPAAGGSDPAPAPADVDPPQVEVAVATDAAYAGKEADSVQLRRPLRNVSEVRHFFRTNQTPIFFVGATPFNLLGLDRWVRNFSYITYYDGWDGGHPRVFSPRYKPYVEFESGEAINNWLLLNAEVRAHMTRNVPHGERVKVAMVFFDEETERICRELGYDLILPSATLRNQLDSKIETTKLGNEAGAFSVPNVLTTADTYEELNERAAEAGLGTDLVVQTPYGDSGKTTFFISDVSGWEAHKDDIIGEQLKVMKRINNTPVAVEAVITSSGVVVGPYLTELAGFAELTPYKGGWCGNEMKPDVLNAEQRAQTRELVRKMGEGLRKRGYRGFFEVDVLVDLDSDDCYLGELNPRISGASAITNVTAGAYADVPLFLFHLLEYLDVEFDLDVTEINERWEELSGADEWSQMIIKETAPITEYITHSPLTGQYYLDQYGTLTYKRAALDWHPLQNGSEVFFLRIFGAGDYRWKGADLGVLVTKNPLQTNVGGPDALSIRAKHFIDSIRAMYAGVPVVADDPSPALGGPGAKGD
- a CDS encoding UDP-N-acetylmuramate dehydrogenase codes for the protein MTEAHPQELSGFTTFRLGGPAPQVTVANTRDELIDFCSAHPLELSGQETAQVLFIGGGSNLLIADAGFDGAVCVVRTTGVETTQTTTTDTRVTAEAGEDWDDFVAHTLDLGLSGLEALSGIPGSVGATPIQNVGAYGTEVGELISSVEVFDRVAGQIRHLTAVELEFGYRTSALKRAQIAAGTPQFVVLSVTFDLQRSDESLPVRYAQLASTLDVEIGTRVPAAQVRENVIALRRSKGMVLDAADHDSWSAGSFFTNPIVEDAEILPAEAPRYPVTDPLSGAKIEGKTKTSAAWLIEHAGFSKGFSLGEGPASLSTKHTLALTNRGHASTADVIDLAATVVAGVEDAFGITLEPEPTFIGCSIDDGKRL
- a CDS encoding metallophosphoesterase family protein; its protein translation is MGAFVGKELLGIGLVLVLVLTGLGAVVLNRPKPIAADPAFEGTPLAGSQVTGRLGGIIDTAFGAVQDFADDNDAFYDEVLEALRAQWNDRPITGNWTDRGLVPPAGVGAPAADSGEGEGQKGVSTFVYGSDIHCNIGMARVVGAVAEMSRADAYIDGGDISMTGTSAENYCLDVVDDELPEKLPRMIVKGNHDSMETTRHARTRGWNVLEDSTAEVAGVTFFGAADPRRTVFGSGPQLETDLTADQYAQRLRDEACRADFDIMLIHDPAVGGPSLRSGCAAYALSGHWHRRVGPENFGSGTRYVSSTTGGALANALTPGPLKMNAELSIIRVDNETKRPIDVQIITVTPDKKVQIAPWVRFPEPRPLVGQPPADEPVGE
- a CDS encoding MaoC/PaaZ C-terminal domain-containing protein — translated: MSAIDFSTLTIGDTVVESEIPLSRASLVDYAAASGDHNPIHWNERFAREVGLDDVIAHGMLSMAAVIAPVAEWLGDPGAIVDYRTRFSAPVVVPDADSGSPATPTTSLKLTATVGAVDPAVGTARIDISVKSGEADVLSRTQVRISA
- a CDS encoding intradiol ring-cleavage dioxygenase, producing the protein MALAACTSGAMGSTQSSSSGSGSVTEIPDETAGPYPADGSNGPDILEESGIVRSDILSNIDGTDTVDGVPLTFTLKVTDMAGDNAPFEGAAVYAWHCDAQGRYSMYSDGVEDATWLRGVQVADAAGEVTFTSVFPGCYSGRWTHIHFEVYPDVDSITDAEHAIATSQMALPEDACNAVFALETYDGSAKSLSAISLDDDNVFGDDGGEQQLATISGDTDSGYTATLDVPVDTDTEPTGGAAPGGGGEGQAPPDGAPEKP